Genomic DNA from Nitrospira sp.:
GGAGGTTCGCTTCGGCTCGGCGCTCACTTTCCGCCAGGTTCGCTTTTACGAGCCGGTGTTGGATCTCGAGCGCATCACTCCATTTTTCCAGGCGGATGTGCAGGTCACGTTTGCGGATTAGGGCCATCAAGTTATCAGGCTCGAGTCGAAGGATGGTCTGGAGGGTTTGGAGCGCATCTTCGTACCGGCGGGCGCCCTCCAAATCCTTGGCCAGCTCCAGAAGGACTTCCACATTACGTTCTTCGATGCGGTGGGCCTGCTGATGGAGCCGAATTGCTTCGGCGAAGTTGCTCTCAGATCGATAGATGTTGCCGAGCCACAGCAGGGAGTCGGTCCGATTGGGATCGATCACCAGCGCGCGCTCGAACAGACTAACGGCGTCGGCCGTTCGTTTGGACATGAAGGCGTGCGTGCCGTCTCGGTGCAGGGCATCGACCTTTTCCTTGCGGCGCACGAGGCGATTCGTTCGCCAATTCATGAAGACGTGGGAGGTTTCTTTGATCGTGACGATCAGGGCTACCAGGGTAGCGCCAAGGGCCATCGAGAAGAGCACCAATGAGACTGGGCTGAGCTCAAAGAGCGCATCCGGGCTGGTTTTGACCGTAATTGTCCCGGGGTTCAGTTCGCGAAAGTAGCTGTAGAGGAAAATGCCGACACTGACGAGGAAGATCGTGGAGAGGAGCCGAAACATGCTAGACCCGTTTCCGGGCGCGCGCGGGGCGTGCCGTCGTTCGTACCGGTTTTGCCGCCTTTACGGCGCGCTCTTCCGGTACCCGTACCTGCCCTGCATCGCCCCACAGTCGTTCGAGTGCGTAGTGTTCGCGAATATCCTTCTGGAAGATGTGAACGATGACGTCACCAAAGTCCATGACGACCCATTTGGCTGACGATGCCCCTTCGATGCCGAGCGGCGCATGGCCTTGGGCCTTCAGCACGTCGCTCACATGGTCGGCGATCGCTCGCGCCTGTCGCTCCGATTCTCCGGAGCCGATGACCAAGTAGTCGGCAATGGAGGTCAGC
This window encodes:
- the rsfS gene encoding ribosome silencing factor — its product is MSVSESKTKALAVAAAILDKKATDVLILHIAKLTSIADYLVIGSGESERQARAIADHVSDVLKAQGHAPLGIEGASSAKWVVMDFGDVIVHIFQKDIREHYALERLWGDAGQVRVPEERAVKAAKPVRTTARPARARKRV